Proteins found in one Actinomycetota bacterium genomic segment:
- the tsaE gene encoding tRNA (adenosine(37)-N6)-threonylcarbamoyltransferase complex ATPase subunit type 1 TsaE, producing MEIISRSPQQTASLAAGLASFLYGGDVIFLIGELGAGKTFFIRHAAEALGVTEPVTSPSFTMAQSYGGATTVHHLDLYRLPKFDSADAIDFEPFFEAEAITFIEWPEQAVPFLEEPAVVIRMEHVDINSRRISIQSSRQELIRGMEKAIADPVD from the coding sequence GTGGAGATAATTTCGCGGTCGCCACAGCAGACCGCTTCCCTTGCAGCCGGTCTGGCATCTTTTTTATACGGCGGCGATGTCATATTCCTGATCGGTGAGCTTGGCGCCGGCAAGACGTTCTTCATCCGTCACGCAGCCGAAGCCCTCGGGGTCACCGAGCCGGTGACAAGTCCCAGTTTCACCATGGCTCAGTCTTATGGGGGAGCGACTACGGTTCATCATCTCGACCTCTACCGGCTGCCCAAGTTCGACTCGGCTGACGCCATCGATTTCGAACCGTTCTTCGAGGCTGAGGCAATCACTTTCATCGAATGGCCCGAGCAGGCCGTTCCCTTCCTGGAAGAGCCCGCCGTGGTCATAAGAATGGAGCATGTCGACATCAACAGCCGACGCATCTCCATACAGAGCAGCCGGCAGGAACTGATTCGCGGAATGGAGAAGGCTATTGCCGACCCTGTCGATTGA
- a CDS encoding 4Fe-4S binding protein, whose amino-acid sequence MDHHAGGAGDLSLLVPYLVFIVLITPFLIGVLAYNANRRKSRAIQELTDGGQPVTVENHRHDLLKVSWIHRLLKMRGFQFALQLPNALVFLLVIVAGIWGTQIGEMNFATVITWLVWWAVIIFTFLFLSRTWCMACPLVSIAEWLQRGRFWGVGKRIFSLNRKWPRRLRNFWIPTIFFIFLTWMFLSLDLATNPYLTAMVALGLFIVPAIVVSLIFERRTFCRYVCPIGGVIGAYSMTAPLEIRNRSDKVCRSCKEKACYRGNEKGHGCPMFLMPQTMETNTYCTMCTECIKTCPNDNIALNVRPFLSDLWKTKKMGIDVAAIVVLMLGITVFQTLSMLEPWEDISSALMDATGLGENTVMTLSFLTLGVLAPVLIFLGWSALTRWIGGNGSKLRTVFVGFSFAFLPIALSSHMAHNLNHFLEEGPPAAVPVLSDPFGWGWNLFGTAGLIVNPLLSADPLRLLQMTLVAIGYIGAIYVGWRVARQTFGKNLRAIAGLAPMLVLMVAFAGLNLYLLNLPMSMRE is encoded by the coding sequence ATGGACCATCATGCTGGCGGCGCTGGAGATCTGTCCCTCCTTGTGCCTTACCTGGTTTTCATCGTCCTGATAACACCGTTCCTGATCGGCGTCCTCGCGTACAATGCCAATCGTCGTAAATCCCGCGCCATACAGGAACTAACAGATGGCGGTCAACCTGTCACCGTCGAGAACCACCGTCACGACCTGTTGAAGGTTTCCTGGATCCACCGTCTGTTGAAGATGCGTGGATTCCAGTTCGCACTGCAACTGCCGAACGCCCTGGTCTTCCTGCTTGTCATCGTTGCCGGCATCTGGGGGACCCAGATCGGCGAAATGAATTTTGCCACGGTCATCACCTGGCTTGTCTGGTGGGCCGTCATCATCTTCACCTTCCTTTTCCTGTCACGCACCTGGTGCATGGCCTGTCCGCTGGTCTCAATTGCCGAATGGCTTCAGAGGGGCAGGTTCTGGGGAGTAGGTAAGAGGATCTTCAGCCTCAACCGCAAATGGCCTCGCAGGCTTCGCAACTTCTGGATTCCGACCATATTCTTCATCTTTCTGACCTGGATGTTCCTGAGCCTGGATCTGGCGACAAATCCATATCTGACGGCGATGGTCGCCCTCGGCCTGTTCATCGTGCCCGCGATCGTGGTATCGCTGATCTTCGAGCGGCGGACGTTCTGCCGCTATGTCTGCCCGATCGGTGGGGTTATCGGCGCCTATTCGATGACGGCGCCGCTGGAGATCCGCAACCGTAGCGACAAGGTATGCCGCTCCTGCAAGGAGAAAGCCTGTTACCGCGGTAACGAAAAAGGCCACGGCTGCCCGATGTTCCTGATGCCGCAGACGATGGAGACAAATACTTACTGTACGATGTGCACCGAGTGCATCAAGACCTGCCCAAATGACAACATCGCCCTCAATGTCCGGCCGTTCCTCTCAGACCTCTGGAAGACAAAGAAGATGGGCATCGATGTGGCGGCGATCGTCGTCCTGATGCTGGGCATCACCGTCTTCCAGACTCTGTCGATGCTGGAGCCCTGGGAGGATATCTCCAGCGCACTTATGGATGCTACCGGACTCGGTGAGAACACTGTGATGACTCTGAGTTTCCTGACCTTGGGAGTATTGGCGCCAGTATTGATCTTCCTGGGCTGGTCGGCGCTGACCCGCTGGATCGGCGGCAACGGCTCCAAGCTGAGGACGGTCTTCGTCGGCTTTTCGTTTGCTTTCCTGCCGATCGCTCTTTCCTCACACATGGCGCATAACCTCAACCACTTCCTTGAGGAAGGACCGCCGGCCGCAGTGCCCGTCCTTTCCGACCCTTTCGGCTGGGGATGGAACCTCTTCGGCACGGCCGGTCTGATCGTCAATCCGTTGCTCTCAGCGGACCCGCTACGGCTGCTGCAGATGACCCTGGTCGCGATCGGCTATATTGGTGCGATCTACGTCGGCTGGAGAGTGGCCCGGCAGACATTCGGGAAGAACCTGCGCGCGATCGCCGGGCTGGCGCCGATGCTCGTCCTTATGGTCGCCTTTGCCGGCCTCAATCTCTATCTGCTCAATTTGCCGATGAGCATGAGGGAATAA
- a CDS encoding orotidine 5'-phosphate decarboxylase — MAPILQVALDFLDLPRALAVADEALRGGVDWIEAGTPLIKSEGLEAVRQMKRRWPDTVIVADLKTMDAGRFEMESAAKAGASIAGVLGAASDATISECIEVARNYGLQIIVDMIEVPDAAERARQVEQMGADYVGIHTAIDQQMLGGASLDLIHKLKSAVDIPVAVAGGINSETAADAAAAGADIIIVGGAIIKAASAEEAARQIRQAIDTREGVETTLYKRATADDVRLVLEMVSTANISDAMHRSGELTGLKKVFDDIRMVGPAVTVRTYPGDWAKPVEAIDRAHPGDVLVIDAGGVGPAVWGELATHSARERGLAGVVISGAVRDTPEIRDLRFPVFASQFTPTAGEPKGFGEINVPVTISRAKIFPGDWLVGDNDGVVVIPKARAAEVANRAMDVLERENRLRKEIQDGSTLSQVAYLQKWEKT; from the coding sequence ATGGCGCCCATTCTTCAGGTTGCGCTGGACTTTCTGGATCTTCCCAGGGCTCTTGCCGTTGCCGACGAAGCTCTCAGGGGCGGCGTCGACTGGATCGAAGCAGGGACTCCTCTGATCAAGAGCGAGGGTCTGGAGGCTGTGCGGCAGATGAAGCGCCGATGGCCCGATACGGTGATCGTAGCTGACCTAAAGACCATGGACGCCGGACGCTTCGAGATGGAATCGGCTGCCAAGGCCGGCGCCAGTATCGCCGGCGTTCTCGGCGCAGCTTCCGACGCGACCATATCCGAATGCATCGAAGTGGCCCGTAATTACGGACTTCAGATCATCGTCGATATGATCGAGGTGCCCGACGCCGCCGAGCGAGCCCGTCAGGTGGAACAGATGGGAGCCGATTATGTCGGGATCCACACTGCCATCGACCAGCAGATGCTCGGTGGGGCGTCCCTCGATCTCATCCACAAGCTAAAGAGTGCTGTTGATATTCCTGTCGCTGTGGCCGGCGGCATAAATTCCGAGACTGCGGCCGATGCGGCGGCTGCCGGCGCCGATATCATCATCGTCGGAGGCGCCATCATCAAGGCTGCCAGCGCCGAAGAAGCGGCACGCCAGATCAGGCAGGCCATCGATACGCGTGAAGGCGTCGAGACCACGCTCTATAAACGCGCAACCGCGGACGATGTGCGCTTGGTCCTGGAGATGGTGTCCACGGCCAACATATCTGACGCCATGCACCGCAGCGGCGAGCTGACCGGTCTGAAAAAAGTATTTGACGACATCAGGATGGTGGGTCCGGCGGTAACGGTGAGGACTTATCCCGGAGACTGGGCCAAGCCCGTCGAGGCGATCGACCGTGCCCATCCGGGAGATGTGCTTGTCATCGACGCCGGCGGCGTCGGCCCGGCGGTCTGGGGAGAGCTCGCAACCCATAGCGCCCGTGAGCGCGGCCTGGCCGGTGTGGTCATAAGCGGCGCCGTCAGGGACACGCCCGAGATCAGGGATCTCCGCTTCCCGGTTTTCGCTTCGCAGTTCACGCCCACGGCGGGAGAGCCCAAGGGTTTCGGAGAGATAAACGTGCCGGTTACGATCTCGCGGGCGAAGATATTTCCGGGCGACTGGCTGGTGGGAGACAATGATGGCGTAGTGGTAATTCCCAAAGCCAGGGCGGCGGAGGTCGCCAACCGGGCCATGGACGTTCTCGAGCGTGAGAACCGTTTGAGAAAAGAGATCCAGGACGGCAGCACCTTGAGCCAGGTGGCCTACCTGCAGAAATGGGAAAAGACCTAG
- a CDS encoding zinc ribbon domain-containing protein produces the protein MPIYEFCCNKCEARFEELVRSAEAGGNGVKCPECGSKKVKRMISSFSFKSAGGSGPAAAGNAGSGCGSCSKTSCSTCG, from the coding sequence ATGCCCATATACGAATTTTGTTGTAATAAATGTGAAGCCCGTTTCGAGGAGCTGGTACGGTCGGCTGAGGCCGGCGGCAATGGCGTGAAGTGTCCCGAATGCGGCTCGAAGAAAGTGAAGCGGATGATTTCCAGTTTTTCATTCAAATCTGCGGGCGGTTCCGGCCCGGCCGCGGCCGGAAATGCAGGCAGCGGCTGCGGATCCTGCTCCAAGACTTCCTGCTCGACCTGTGGCTGA
- a CDS encoding sigma-70 family RNA polymerase sigma factor, producing the protein MEHLVPTDDELIAEIRQGKAEALETLVSRYETRVYNLSYKMLGNKQDAEDVLQDTFLNVVRSLDSFKSRSSFSTWLYRVATNAALTKLRQRSRRDKSESEFLDEVYSIKDAAHAESRLVDWSDRPAQQLLDDEAKRVMEEAIEELPEIYRVVFVLRDVQGLPATEVAEVLDLSVPAVKSRLHRARLFLRNRLSDYFTVGAG; encoded by the coding sequence ATGGAGCATTTAGTTCCCACCGATGACGAGTTGATAGCAGAGATACGCCAGGGCAAGGCGGAGGCTCTGGAGACCCTGGTATCCCGTTATGAGACCAGAGTCTACAATCTGTCTTACAAGATGCTAGGCAACAAGCAGGATGCTGAAGATGTGCTGCAGGATACGTTTCTGAACGTCGTCAGGTCTCTTGACAGCTTCAAGAGCCGGTCGAGTTTTTCCACCTGGCTATACAGGGTGGCTACCAACGCGGCATTAACGAAGTTGCGGCAGCGATCGAGGAGAGACAAGAGCGAGAGCGAGTTCCTCGATGAAGTCTATTCGATCAAGGATGCGGCACATGCCGAATCGAGGTTGGTCGACTGGTCGGACAGGCCGGCGCAGCAACTGCTCGATGACGAAGCAAAAAGGGTGATGGAGGAAGCTATCGAAGAGTTGCCCGAGATCTACCGAGTGGTTTTTGTCCTCAGGGATGTCCAGGGACTGCCTGCGACTGAGGTCGCCGAGGTGCTCGACCTGTCGGTGCCCGCAGTCAAATCAAGGCTGCACCGGGCGCGGCTTTTTTTAAGGAACAGGTTGTCGGATTATTTTACAGTGGGGGCCGGGTAG
- the panC gene encoding pantoate--beta-alanine ligase, giving the protein MSATITEVRQQVARARDRGQLPVGLVPTMGYFHEGHLSLMRKARQECGFVVVSIFVNPIQFDPAEDLKAYPNDFDRDLRLAADEGVDLIFHPADEEMYPEGFETHVEPGSISEGLCGQARPGHFRGVATIVAKLFNIVGPDRAYFGQKDAQQAAVIRRMADDLDFGIDIRVCPTVREPDGLAMSSRNSYLTAEERAQAPILYQALTAAREALAAGEANASKIRRIVKRTIGQNFLVELEYVRIVDPVNMEPMAEIDREALVAVAVRIGRARLIDNLLISPEG; this is encoded by the coding sequence CTGTCTGCGACGATCACCGAAGTGCGCCAGCAGGTAGCCAGGGCACGAGATCGCGGCCAGCTTCCTGTGGGTCTGGTGCCTACCATGGGTTATTTCCACGAGGGGCACCTCAGCCTGATGCGCAAAGCCCGCCAGGAGTGCGGTTTCGTCGTCGTCAGCATCTTCGTCAATCCCATCCAGTTCGACCCCGCGGAGGACCTCAAGGCTTATCCCAACGATTTTGACCGGGACCTTCGATTGGCTGCCGATGAGGGTGTCGACCTGATCTTCCACCCCGCCGATGAGGAAATGTACCCCGAAGGTTTTGAAACTCACGTCGAACCCGGCAGCATCTCGGAGGGTCTCTGCGGGCAGGCCCGGCCGGGCCATTTTCGCGGCGTCGCAACGATAGTGGCCAAGCTTTTTAACATCGTCGGGCCCGACCGCGCTTATTTCGGGCAAAAAGATGCACAGCAGGCGGCCGTTATCAGGCGGATGGCCGATGATCTCGATTTCGGCATCGACATTCGCGTCTGCCCCACAGTCCGCGAACCTGACGGCCTGGCTATGAGTTCCAGGAACAGCTACCTGACGGCCGAGGAACGCGCCCAGGCGCCCATACTCTACCAGGCCCTGACGGCAGCCCGTGAGGCCTTGGCGGCCGGCGAGGCCAACGCCTCGAAGATCCGCAGGATCGTGAAACGCACCATCGGTCAGAATTTTCTCGTGGAACTGGAGTACGTCAGAATAGTCGACCCCGTGAACATGGAGCCGATGGCTGAGATCGACCGTGAGGCGCTGGTGGCGGTCGCCGTCAGAATCGGCCGCGCCAGGCTGATCGACAACCTTTTGATCTCCCCGGAGGGTTAA
- a CDS encoding secondary thiamine-phosphate synthase enzyme YjbQ, giving the protein MPVKKKTDGGNGKARTGPPANSGAAQVASIQLEFPMREELDITNITDDVAQSLRDSGLKNGIVTIFVPGATGAVTCLEYEPGVVADFKAVMERISPRDIPYDHNIYQADGNGHSHVRAGLLGPSLAVPFNDGELILGVWQQVVLINCDNRRRTRRVIVQIIGV; this is encoded by the coding sequence ATGCCAGTAAAGAAGAAAACCGACGGCGGGAACGGGAAAGCGCGCACGGGCCCGCCGGCAAACTCCGGGGCCGCCCAGGTCGCCAGCATCCAGCTCGAGTTTCCCATGCGAGAGGAGCTCGACATCACTAACATAACCGACGATGTGGCGCAGTCCTTGCGGGACAGCGGCCTCAAGAACGGCATCGTCACCATCTTCGTCCCGGGCGCAACCGGAGCCGTTACCTGCCTTGAATACGAGCCGGGAGTAGTCGCTGATTTCAAGGCGGTCATGGAGAGAATATCCCCCCGGGATATTCCCTACGACCACAATATCTACCAGGCTGACGGAAACGGTCACTCTCATGTCCGCGCCGGCCTGCTGGGCCCCTCCCTGGCTGTTCCCTTCAATGACGGCGAACTCATACTGGGCGTCTGGCAGCAGGTGGTCCTTATCAACTGCGATAACCGCCGGCGAACACGCCGCGTCATCGTACAGATCATCGGCGTCTGA
- a CDS encoding uracil-DNA glycosylase has translation MAEPGDREERLKGLQVRVGGCRKCALGETRTNLVFGSGSADSKLMFVGEAPGYHEDQQGMPFVGRAGTLLEKLLTRIGLTRSQVYIANVLKCRPPDNRDPLIEEIQLCRSFLEEQISIISPAVICTLGNFATKLLTGRPDGISRVHGKAQEMPQHQGTKLFPVYHPAAALYTPANLKALEADFDLLPALLGENKPQPGLEVNAENSDPLVEFKQGQPEPEQLGLF, from the coding sequence GTGGCTGAACCCGGCGACAGGGAAGAGCGCCTCAAAGGGCTTCAGGTTCGGGTCGGAGGCTGCCGGAAATGCGCCCTCGGCGAAACACGGACCAACCTGGTTTTTGGGTCGGGAAGCGCCGATTCGAAGCTGATGTTCGTAGGGGAGGCCCCTGGCTATCACGAGGACCAGCAGGGCATGCCTTTCGTCGGCCGTGCCGGAACCCTACTTGAAAAGCTGCTGACGCGGATCGGCCTGACGCGGAGCCAGGTGTACATAGCCAACGTCCTCAAATGCAGGCCGCCGGATAACCGTGACCCCCTGATTGAAGAGATCCAGCTATGCAGGTCATTTCTCGAGGAGCAGATATCGATCATCAGCCCGGCGGTAATATGCACACTGGGCAATTTCGCCACCAAGCTTCTGACTGGTCGTCCCGACGGCATCTCGCGGGTTCACGGCAAGGCGCAGGAAATGCCGCAGCACCAGGGCACGAAACTGTTTCCGGTCTATCATCCCGCGGCGGCGCTATACACCCCGGCAAACCTCAAGGCGCTGGAGGCAGACTTCGATCTCCTGCCTGCCCTCCTGGGTGAAAACAAACCTCAACCAGGACTTGAGGTCAATGCGGAAAACAGTGATCCACTAGTCGAGTTCAAACAGGGTCAACCTGAGCCTGAGCAGCTCGGGTTGTTTTAG
- a CDS encoding phosphoribosyltransferase: protein MVSLVEEYHSDPNALVLGLPRGGVVVALEIAVALELPLDVWVSRKIGAPLNPELAIGAVDSDGKLLLDDNSVKLYEISDRYIREMTEEQAQEVKRRYERYRGKDEPPDVKGKTVLVVDDGVATGYTMLAALQSLRHRGAGKIICVVPVASPRIMRKLEQNADAVKCLSTPSYFGAVGEFYRNFSQVSDEEVLQCLEKARSERD, encoded by the coding sequence ATGGTTTCACTCGTCGAGGAATATCACAGCGATCCGAACGCGCTGGTGCTCGGCTTGCCGCGGGGCGGGGTTGTCGTCGCACTGGAGATCGCCGTGGCGCTGGAACTGCCTCTGGACGTCTGGGTATCGAGGAAAATCGGGGCGCCGCTGAATCCGGAGCTGGCAATCGGCGCCGTCGATTCAGATGGCAAACTTTTGCTGGATGACAATTCAGTCAAGCTCTACGAGATCAGCGATCGTTACATCCGTGAGATGACCGAAGAGCAGGCACAGGAAGTCAAACGGCGCTACGAACGTTACCGGGGCAAGGATGAACCGCCAGATGTTAAGGGAAAAACTGTCCTGGTTGTCGATGACGGCGTCGCCACCGGTTACACCATGCTGGCTGCTCTGCAATCGCTGCGCCACCGCGGCGCCGGCAAGATCATCTGTGTCGTTCCCGTGGCCTCGCCTCGCATCATGCGCAAACTTGAGCAGAACGCCGATGCAGTCAAATGCCTGTCCACGCCCTCTTATTTTGGCGCCGTAGGGGAATTCTACCGGAACTTCAGCCAGGTATCTGACGAGGAAGTCCTCCAGTGTCTGGAGAAGGCCAGGTCTGAAAGAGACTGA
- the tsaD gene encoding tRNA (adenosine(37)-N6)-threonylcarbamoyltransferase complex transferase subunit TsaD, translated as MILGIETSCDDTCAAILDGDRLLANIVSSQTEFHARYGGVVPEVASRHHLQLINPVIAEALAVAGVSLKQVSRVAVTTRPGLIGALLVGVATAKTIAYAIGVELTAVSHLEGHIAANYLAPDPIEPPFVCLIASGGHTSIVFVPERGALEFLGQTLDDAAGEALDKGARLLGLGYPGGAELDSLAVAGDPGYADFPIGLDRAGNFNFSFSGVKTALYYYLRNMDSSEVKRRRADIAASYQSAVVSALIKKTLAAAVSKNAAAICLSGGVSANSELRRRLAIECQDTGIRLRVPPPELCTDNAAMIASAARYLPPIPLPEYLSLGARASGGFAA; from the coding sequence TTGATCCTCGGGATCGAAACCTCCTGCGACGACACCTGCGCGGCCATACTCGACGGCGACCGGCTCCTGGCAAACATCGTTTCCTCCCAGACAGAATTTCACGCCCGCTATGGCGGGGTGGTCCCGGAGGTCGCCTCCAGACACCACCTGCAGTTGATCAATCCGGTGATAGCCGAAGCACTGGCGGTCGCCGGCGTCAGCCTCAAGCAGGTGTCCCGGGTGGCAGTGACCACGCGCCCGGGTCTGATTGGCGCTCTGCTAGTAGGCGTAGCTACGGCCAAAACGATCGCTTATGCCATCGGAGTCGAATTGACTGCAGTGAGCCACCTGGAGGGGCATATCGCCGCCAATTATCTGGCTCCCGATCCGATTGAACCGCCTTTTGTCTGCCTGATAGCTTCAGGCGGCCATACTTCCATTGTCTTTGTGCCGGAACGGGGAGCGCTGGAGTTTCTCGGCCAGACTCTTGACGACGCCGCCGGCGAGGCTCTCGATAAGGGCGCCCGGCTGCTGGGCCTGGGCTATCCCGGCGGGGCAGAGCTCGATTCGCTGGCGGTCGCAGGTGACCCCGGATACGCAGATTTCCCCATAGGGCTCGACAGGGCGGGCAACTTCAACTTCAGCTTTAGTGGAGTCAAGACAGCTCTCTACTATTACTTGAGGAACATGGACAGCTCGGAGGTCAAGCGGCGCCGGGCCGACATCGCCGCCAGTTACCAATCCGCGGTGGTCTCGGCGCTGATCAAGAAGACGCTGGCGGCAGCCGTTTCGAAAAATGCGGCAGCGATCTGCCTGTCCGGAGGTGTAAGCGCTAACTCGGAACTTCGCCGGAGGCTTGCCATCGAATGCCAGGACACCGGCATCAGGCTGCGGGTCCCGCCGCCGGAGCTCTGCACCGACAACGCCGCCATGATCGCCAGCGCCGCACGTTATCTGCCGCCTATTCCATTACCGGAATATCTTTCGCTGGGAGCACGTGCTTCCGGCGGGTTTGCCGCCTGA
- the tsaB gene encoding tRNA (adenosine(37)-N6)-threonylcarbamoyltransferase complex dimerization subunit type 1 TsaB, producing MPTLSIDTATEVLALALGEGEKILAKSSIDAGRSHLELLLPGVQLLLDEAGLTVRDIDGIVAGTGPGTFSGLRVGIATARALAQTLEVRLSGFSTLEALALGLAEETSPAQLLLPVIDAKRSQVFAQLYKKEGKNTVKPESEVLCLDPQSLLAELAKITGGAVRAAGNGVLAYRDIFSNAKQLELLGPDRQENRVDAGWHLRAGLAEVGTGSDFDPGQLLSVVPHYVRDPDADKTILLRKKEPWLQ from the coding sequence TTGCCGACCCTGTCGATTGATACCGCCACCGAGGTGCTGGCGCTGGCCCTGGGGGAGGGAGAAAAGATCCTGGCCAAAAGCAGCATCGATGCCGGCAGGTCACATCTGGAGCTGCTGCTCCCCGGCGTCCAGCTCTTACTTGACGAGGCAGGATTAACTGTCAGGGACATCGATGGTATCGTCGCCGGCACCGGACCGGGAACATTCAGCGGCCTTCGCGTCGGCATCGCCACAGCCAGGGCGCTGGCCCAGACACTGGAGGTACGGCTCTCCGGCTTCAGCACCCTCGAGGCGCTCGCCCTCGGACTGGCTGAGGAGACTTCCCCGGCGCAGCTGCTCCTGCCGGTAATCGACGCCAAACGCAGCCAGGTCTTCGCCCAACTCTATAAAAAAGAAGGAAAAAACACTGTCAAGCCCGAATCGGAAGTTCTCTGCCTCGACCCGCAGTCGCTTCTGGCTGAGCTGGCAAAAATCACAGGCGGCGCGGTCAGAGCCGCCGGTAACGGCGTTTTGGCTTATCGTGATATCTTTAGCAATGCGAAACAGCTGGAGCTGCTGGGGCCGGATCGCCAGGAGAACCGGGTTGACGCCGGTTGGCATCTACGCGCCGGACTTGCCGAAGTTGGAACCGGCTCTGATTTTGATCCCGGTCAGCTGCTGTCTGTAGTTCCGCATTATGTGCGCGATCCTGACGCCGACAAGACCATCCTGTTAAGAAAGAAGGAACCTTGGCTGCAATAA
- a CDS encoding zf-HC2 domain-containing protein has product MDCREILEGLSEYIDDELAEKTCQEIREHLKDCYNCQVVVNTLRQTVTLYREVPDDEIPGDVSMRLHKIIKLTEDND; this is encoded by the coding sequence ATGGATTGCAGAGAAATTCTCGAGGGTCTCTCCGAGTACATCGACGATGAGCTTGCGGAAAAGACCTGTCAGGAGATAAGGGAACACCTCAAGGATTGCTACAACTGCCAGGTTGTGGTCAACACGCTGAGGCAGACTGTGACCCTTTACCGCGAGGTACCCGATGACGAGATCCCCGGTGATGTCAGCATGCGCCTTCACAAGATCATCAAGCTCACGGAAGACAACGACTGA
- the rimI gene encoding ribosomal protein S18-alanine N-acetyltransferase: MAAIRPMRLSDLKGVQEIEESSFPRPWSPNAFITQLAKDSSICLVAIDGGRVVGYLIATQYVEVWHMLDLAVHVDFRRKYIATDLIEELLDQSGREKHRGYTLEVRKSNRGAIKMYESFGFICTGIRKGYYRDNGEDALIMWRDSEDMLA, encoded by the coding sequence TTGGCTGCAATAAGACCCATGCGGCTCTCCGACCTGAAGGGTGTTCAGGAGATCGAGGAATCGTCTTTTCCCCGTCCCTGGTCCCCTAACGCCTTCATCACTCAGCTGGCCAAGGATTCGAGCATCTGCCTGGTCGCAATCGACGGAGGCAGGGTCGTCGGCTATCTCATCGCCACTCAATACGTCGAGGTCTGGCATATGCTCGACCTGGCCGTACACGTAGATTTCCGGCGTAAATATATCGCCACCGATCTGATCGAGGAACTGCTGGATCAGAGCGGTCGCGAGAAACACCGCGGCTATACCCTCGAGGTTCGCAAATCCAACCGCGGCGCCATCAAGATGTATGAGAGCTTCGGGTTCATCTGCACCGGTATCCGTAAAGGGTACTATCGCGACAACGGTGAGGACGCCCTGATCATGTGGAGAGATTCCGAGGATATGCTGGCTTGA
- a CDS encoding aspartate 1-decarboxylase: MLRNMLKGKIHRATVTAASVDYAGSITIDSELMASADILAHEQVHVLDIDNGARLVTYAIPGGPGEICVNGAAARQVAVGDRVIIISYAEFTSAELTSYVPRIVLVDDDNRISRIDAAADPCELENSTVGKHPSEGRSS, from the coding sequence ATGCTTAGAAACATGTTAAAAGGCAAGATCCATCGCGCGACCGTGACCGCGGCCAGCGTCGACTACGCCGGCAGCATCACGATCGACAGTGAGCTTATGGCTTCGGCCGACATCCTGGCTCACGAGCAGGTGCATGTGCTGGACATCGATAACGGCGCCCGCCTGGTCACATATGCGATTCCCGGCGGCCCGGGCGAGATCTGCGTCAACGGCGCCGCCGCCCGGCAGGTGGCCGTCGGCGACCGCGTCATCATCATCTCCTACGCCGAGTTCACCAGCGCGGAATTGACCTCGTACGTGCCCAGGATCGTCCTGGTCGATGATGACAACCGGATTTCGCGCATCGACGCCGCCGCGGATCCGTGTGAATTAGAAAATTCGACCGTGGGAAAACACCCATCTGAAGGGAGATCGAGCTAA